A stretch of DNA from Acidobacteriota bacterium:
GCGGCGGGGGGCAAGGCCGAGGTGCTCGCGTAAAGGCATATGGACAGCCTCAAGAATCTCTGGCAGGTCGAAGAGCTGCGGAAGCGGATCGGCTTCACGCTGCTGCTCCTCGGCGTCTACCGGATCGGCAACCACATCCCGACGCCCGGCGTGAACCCGCAGGCGCTCGCCGAGCTGGCCAACCAGCTCTCGAACACGATGTTCGGGCTGTACGACATGTTCTCGGGCGGGAACCTCTCGAAGGTGACGATCTTCGCGCTGGGCATCATGCCCTACATCAGCGCGTCGATCATCCTGCAGCTGCTGACGGTCGTCTGGCCGTACCTCGAGCGGCTCTCGAAGGAAGGGGAGCTGGGGCGCCGGAAGATCACGCAGTACACGCGCTACGGGACGATCCTCCTGAGCGTCGTCCAGGCGCTGGGGATCGCGGTGTTCCTGGAGAAGCAGACGAACGTCGCGGGCGGGCTGCACCTGGTGGAGCACGCGGGGTGGACGTTCCGGTTCATGACGGTGCTGACGCTGACCACCGGCACCTGCTTCATCATGTGGCTGGGCGAGCAGATCACCGAGCGCGGCATCGGCAACGGCATGTCGCTCATCATCTACTCGGGAATCGTCGTCGGCTTCCCGAGCGCGGTCGTGACGACGTTCGACCAGCTGCGCACCGGGCAGATGACGCTGCTGCGGCTGGTGCTGCTCGTCGCGATGATGGTGGTCGTGGTGGGCGCGATCGTCTTCGTGGAGCGCGGGCACCGGCGGGTGACCGTGCAGTACGCGAAACGGGTGGTCGGCCGGCGGCAGTACGGCGGGTCGAGCACGCACATCCCGCTGAAGGTGAACACGGGCGGGGTCATCCCGGTGATCTTCGCCTCATCGATCCTCGCGTTTCCGATGACGCTGGCGCCGGCCTTCACCGAGGGCGGCTGGTTCCGGTTGTTCACCGACGCGGTGGCGTACGGGATGCCGCTCTACAACCTGCTGTACATCGCGGGCATCATCTTCTTCGCGTACTTCTACACGGCGATCATCTTCAACCCGGATGACGTCGCGGAGAACATGCGCAAGTACGGCGGGTTCATCCCGGGGATCCGCCCCGGCAAGCGGACGGCCGAGTACATCGACACGATCCTGGCGCGGATCACGCTGGTGGGCGCGATTTACCTCGCGCTCGTCGCGATCCTGCCGGAGCTGCTGATCTCGGGGTTCAAGGTGGCGCCGATCCCGGTCATCGGCGAATGGCTGGACGCCGCGCTCCCGCGGTTCATCACCGAGGGCATGAACGTGCAGTTCTATTTCGGCGGCACGTCGCTGCTGATCGTGGTCGGCGTGGCGATGGACACGGTGCAGCAGGTGGAATCGCAGCTGATCATGCGGCACTACGACGGCTTCATGCGACGGACCCGGATCCGGGGGCGCAGGGGCTAGCCCCGTGTCGCGCAACCTGATCATCCTGGGCCCCCCGGGTGCCGGCAAGGGCACCCAGGCGGAGCGGTTCGCACGCGAGGAGGGGATCCCGAAGATCTCGACGGGAGACATCCTGCGCGAGGCGGTTGCTGCGGGGACCGACGTGGGGCGCATCGCGAAGCGCGCGATGGACGCCGGCCAGCTCGTCAGCGACGACGTCATGATCGCGATTGTGCGGGAGCGGTTGTCGCGCCCGGACGTCGCGCGCGGGTTCATCCTCGACGGCTTCCCGCGCACGGTGGCGCAGGCCGAGGCGCTCGACGCGATGATGGAGGGGCGGCCGTCGCTGCTCGTCATCGAGTTCCGGGTGCCGACCGAGGAGCTGGTGCGGCGCACCGCACAACGGCGCGTCTGCAACCGCTGCGGCTTGACGACCACGGCGGACGGCACGGTGAACTGCCCGCGGTGCGGCGGCGAGCTGCTCGTCAGGAGCGACGATGGCGCCGAGGTCGTGCGGGAGCGCCTGCAGGTCTACGAGCGGCAGACCCGCCCGCTGGTCGAGTATTACCGGTCGCGGCCGACCTTTCGCGTGCTGAACGGCAACCAGGCGCAGGACGCCGTCGCGGCGGCGCTCCGGCAGGCGGTGTGCGAGGCGCAGGCGGCGGGGACCAGGCGGCCAAGCGGCGCGGACGGCGCGGCGGAGCTGATGTGATCGTCTGCAAGTCGGCGGCCGAGCTGCAGCGGATGAGCACGGCGAACGCGCTGGTGGCGGAGATCCTCGCCGACCTCGCGTCGCATGCGCAGCCGGGCGTGACGACCGCGGAGCTGGATCGGATCGCCGAGAAGCGCGTGCGCGAGGCCGGGGCGGTGCCGGCGTTCAAAGGGTACCGCGGATATCCGGCCACGCTGTGCGCGTCGGTGAACGAGGAAGTGGTCCACGGCATCCCGTCGGACCAGCGGCGCCTGGCCGACGGCGACGTCATCTCGCTCGACATGGGCGTGCTCCTCGACGGGTTCTACGGCGACTCGGCGGTGACCGTCGGCGTCGGCCGGATCAGCGCGCAGGCGTCGGACCTGCTGCGCGTGACGGAAGAGGCGCTGTATCGCGGCATCGACGCGGCGCGGATCGGCGGGCGGCTGTCGGACATCGGCCACGCGATCCAGGACTGGGTCGAGCAGCACGGGTTTTCCGTGGTGCGCGAGTTCGTGGGGCACGGGATCGGCACGAAGCTCCACGAGGAGCCGCAGATTCCGAACTACGGCCAGGCGGGCCGCGGGCCGCGGCTGGTCGAGGGCATGGTGCTCGCGATCGAGCCGATGGTGAACGCGGGGCGCGCCAGCGTGAAGGTGCTGCCCGATGGCTGGACCGCGGTCACGCGGGACGGCAGCCTGTCGGCGCACTTCGAGCACACGGTCGCGATCACGGGCGACGGCCCGCTGATCCTGACGAGGCGGAACGGCCAGGCGCACCGGCTCGCGGCGCGGGCGCGGCAATAGGCGGGCGTCACGACGAGGACGGAAGTCGACGGGACCGTCCGGGAGCAGCTGGAATACGCGCTCTACCGCGTGGAGCTTGACGGGCACCACGAGGTGACCGCGCACGCGCCCGGCGGCCCGCACCGCAACTTCGTGCGGCTGCTCGTGGGCGACCGGGTACGGGTCGAGCTATCGCCGCGCGACGCGAAGCGCGGGAGGATCGTGAAGAAACTGTTATGAAGGTACGAGCATCGGTAAAGCGCATCTGCGCGAACTGCAAGGTCGTCCGGCGGCGCGGCGTCGTCCGGGTGATCTGCACGAACCAGAAGCACAAGCAGCGGCAGGGATAGATCAGCGGCCGGTGGCCGGTGATCAGTGGCCGGTAAAGCGACGACGACTGACCACTGACGACTGAGCACTGACCACTGACCACTACAAGGATCGAGAAGCATGGCACGCATAGCAGGCGTCGATCTTCCGCGCACCAAGCGCGTTGAAGTCGGCCTCACGT
This window harbors:
- the secY gene encoding preprotein translocase subunit SecY codes for the protein MDSLKNLWQVEELRKRIGFTLLLLGVYRIGNHIPTPGVNPQALAELANQLSNTMFGLYDMFSGGNLSKVTIFALGIMPYISASIILQLLTVVWPYLERLSKEGELGRRKITQYTRYGTILLSVVQALGIAVFLEKQTNVAGGLHLVEHAGWTFRFMTVLTLTTGTCFIMWLGEQITERGIGNGMSLIIYSGIVVGFPSAVVTTFDQLRTGQMTLLRLVLLVAMMVVVVGAIVFVERGHRRVTVQYAKRVVGRRQYGGSSTHIPLKVNTGGVIPVIFASSILAFPMTLAPAFTEGGWFRLFTDAVAYGMPLYNLLYIAGIIFFAYFYTAIIFNPDDVAENMRKYGGFIPGIRPGKRTAEYIDTILARITLVGAIYLALVAILPELLISGFKVAPIPVIGEWLDAALPRFITEGMNVQFYFGGTSLLIVVGVAMDTVQQVESQLIMRHYDGFMRRTRIRGRRG
- a CDS encoding adenylate kinase, with protein sequence MSRNLIILGPPGAGKGTQAERFAREEGIPKISTGDILREAVAAGTDVGRIAKRAMDAGQLVSDDVMIAIVRERLSRPDVARGFILDGFPRTVAQAEALDAMMEGRPSLLVIEFRVPTEELVRRTAQRRVCNRCGLTTTADGTVNCPRCGGELLVRSDDGAEVVRERLQVYERQTRPLVEYYRSRPTFRVLNGNQAQDAVAAALRQAVCEAQAAGTRRPSGADGAAELM
- the map gene encoding type I methionyl aminopeptidase, encoding MIVCKSAAELQRMSTANALVAEILADLASHAQPGVTTAELDRIAEKRVREAGAVPAFKGYRGYPATLCASVNEEVVHGIPSDQRRLADGDVISLDMGVLLDGFYGDSAVTVGVGRISAQASDLLRVTEEALYRGIDAARIGGRLSDIGHAIQDWVEQHGFSVVREFVGHGIGTKLHEEPQIPNYGQAGRGPRLVEGMVLAIEPMVNAGRASVKVLPDGWTAVTRDGSLSAHFEHTVAITGDGPLILTRRNGQAHRLAARARQ
- the infA gene encoding translation initiation factor IF-1 (stimulates the activities of the other two initiation factors, IF-2 and IF-3) — its product is MEYALYRVELDGHHEVTAHAPGGPHRNFVRLLVGDRVRVELSPRDAKRGRIVKKLL
- the rpmJ gene encoding 50S ribosomal protein L36; its protein translation is MKVRASVKRICANCKVVRRRGVVRVICTNQKHKQRQG